A genomic region of Choristoneura fumiferana chromosome 15, NRCan_CFum_1, whole genome shotgun sequence contains the following coding sequences:
- the Kr-h2 gene encoding transmembrane protein 33-containing Krueppel homolog 2 yields the protein MSEGQSGDSGPPKGLPALKAHVSANKVDVALWAIRLLTVLCTIGYVLPIFNNPVSAFYKALLGNAAVSALRLHQRVPAREIALSREFVARFFLEDSAHYLFYSLIFMNVAPNLLILTPIFLFALLHAASYSLTILDTLGQNSLWVARLLISLVEFQSRNILRAAALAEILLFPLVAVMALFGYCGLLTPFVYYYFVTWRYASRRNPYTRNTFRELRVLAERQAERPALPAALRGALASGIQLVCRMAPPTEPQPQ from the exons ATGTCCGAGGGTCAGAGCGGCGACTCGGGCCCGCCGAAGGGTCTCCCGGCGTTGAAGGCGCACGTGTCCGCCAACAAGGTGGACGTGGCGCTGTGGGCCATCCGGCTGCTGACCGTGCTCTGCACCATCGGATACGTGCTGCCCATCTTCAACAA CCCGGTGTCTGCGTTCTACAAGGCTCTGTTGGGCAACGCGGCCGTGTCGGCGCTGCGGCTGCACCAGCGGGTGCCGGCGCGGGAGATCGCGCTGTCGCGGGAGTTCGTGGCGCGCTTCTTCCTCGAAGACTCCGCGCATTATCTCTTCTACTCGCTCATCTTCATGAACGTCGCGCCCAACCTGT TGATCCTGACGCCCATCTTCCTGTTCGCGCTGCTTCACGCGGCGTCCTACTCGCTCACCATACTCGAT ACGCTGGGTCAGAACTCCCTGTGGGTGGCGCGTTTGCTGATCTCTCTGGTGGAGTTCCAGTCGCGCAACATCCTGCGGGCCGCCGCGCTCGCCGAGATACTGCTGTTCCCGCTCGTCGCGGTCATGGCGCTCTT CGGGTACTGCGGGCTGCTGACTCCGTTCGTGTACTACTACTTCGTGACGTGGCGCTACGCGTCGCGCCGCAACCCGTACACGCGCAACACGTTCCGGGAGCTGCGCGTGCTCGCCGAGCGGCAGGCCGAGCGGCCCGCGCTGCCCGCCGCCCTCCGCGGGGCCCTCGCCAGCGGGATACAGCTGGTCTGCCGCATGGCGCCGCCCACGGAGCCGCAGCCGCAGTGA